From the Deinococcus arcticus genome, one window contains:
- a CDS encoding Rad52/Rad22 family DNA repair protein — MTYAGVKDQLAAPFPARRVLWRAQNFSRDRTTARMVAYVDARTVMDRLDEVCPDAWEFDVEFLPGPLPAARGRLTVLGLTRCDVGEAGEGDAATLKAAASDALKRCAVHFGVGRYLYDLPSPWVAWDEERRAPAELPRLPEWALSEDERPNGATHVLGTLDALRAGLPQDVGQLREVYRHVRAALDAAAQ; from the coding sequence ATGACCTATGCCGGAGTGAAGGATCAACTTGCTGCACCCTTTCCAGCGCGGCGGGTGCTGTGGCGGGCGCAGAACTTCTCACGCGACCGCACGACCGCCCGCATGGTCGCGTACGTGGACGCCCGGACCGTGATGGACCGGCTGGACGAGGTCTGCCCGGACGCCTGGGAGTTTGACGTGGAGTTCCTGCCCGGTCCACTGCCCGCCGCCCGCGGTCGCCTCACGGTGTTGGGGCTCACGCGGTGTGACGTGGGCGAAGCGGGTGAAGGCGACGCGGCCACGCTCAAGGCCGCCGCGAGCGACGCGTTGAAGCGCTGCGCCGTGCATTTTGGCGTTGGACGGTACCTGTATGACCTGCCGAGCCCCTGGGTGGCGTGGGATGAGGAGCGGCGCGCGCCTGCCGAACTGCCACGTCTGCCGGAATGGGCGCTCAGTGAGGATGAGCGCCCCAACGGGGCCACGCATGTCCTGGGCACCCTGGACGCCCTGCGCGCTGGGCTCCCGCAGGACGTCGGCCAGCTGCGCGAGGTGTACCGGCACGTCCGGGCGGCCCTTGACGCGGCGGCACAGTAG